The Parvibaculaceae bacterium PLY_AMNH_Bact1 genome window below encodes:
- a CDS encoding glutathione S-transferase (Derived by automated computational analysis using gene prediction method: Protein Homology.), with translation MTQDLPILYSFRRCPYAMRARLALAVSGQSVALREVVLRDKPPEMIDVSPKATVPVLVLGDGTVLEESLDVMNWALAQADPEGWLDVDRNIVGELVAENDGPFKHHLDRYKYANRYDGAVAEAHRAEASKTLSDLNARLEDADWLCGPSASFADYAILPFVRQFANTDRSWFDAQDWPHLRSWLERFLASDRFQSVMKKYPQWSAGDLEPIFPEA, from the coding sequence ATGACCCAAGACTTACCCATTTTGTATTCGTTTCGGCGCTGTCCGTATGCCATGCGTGCCCGCCTGGCTTTGGCGGTAAGCGGCCAATCAGTGGCCTTGCGTGAAGTTGTGCTGAGGGACAAACCGCCAGAAATGATTGATGTATCGCCAAAGGCGACAGTGCCGGTTCTCGTTCTTGGAGACGGCACTGTGCTCGAAGAGAGCCTTGATGTGATGAACTGGGCATTGGCGCAGGCAGATCCGGAAGGGTGGCTGGACGTTGATCGCAACATTGTTGGCGAGCTTGTCGCGGAGAATGATGGTCCCTTTAAGCATCATTTGGATCGCTACAAATATGCCAACCGATATGACGGCGCTGTAGCAGAAGCACATAGGGCAGAGGCGTCAAAAACCCTCTCAGATCTGAACGCGCGCTTGGAGGATGCCGATTGGCTATGTGGTCCAAGCGCAAGCTTTGCCGACTACGCGATCCTGCCCTTCGTTCGACAATTCGCAAACACCGACCGTTCCTGGTTTGATGCGCAGGACTGGCCTCACCTCCGGAGTTGGTTGGAGCGTTTTTTGGCATCAGATCGGTTTCAATCTGTGATGAAAAAATATCCTCAGTGGAGCGCCGGTGACCTGGAGCCTATCTTCCCTGAAGCATGA
- a CDS encoding PAS domain-containing protein (Derived by automated computational analysis using gene prediction method: Protein Homology.) — MTFDELVAFSSAPDKIGAFVSAYRASQSDHSIGRRDLLPMRSLAPMLANITMTEYVDDNTIIFRIAGENITDRLGFNPAGRNTLDLIAQEKREEAVALHKVIIDHPCGSYVVYESVFQSGRKAKSESITFPLRKDASTDTFLFFSYHVHHEATGFTEVGEPTALGLSEIVTELVDIGSGHPEMPSFAEQHVHGPAD, encoded by the coding sequence ATGACGTTTGACGAACTTGTCGCTTTCTCATCGGCACCCGACAAGATTGGTGCGTTTGTTTCCGCCTACCGCGCATCACAATCAGATCATTCAATCGGTCGCCGAGATCTTTTGCCAATGCGTTCACTCGCGCCCATGCTGGCCAACATCACGATGACTGAGTATGTGGACGACAACACCATCATCTTCCGAATTGCAGGCGAAAACATAACAGACCGACTGGGTTTTAATCCTGCTGGCCGAAATACACTGGACCTCATCGCTCAAGAAAAACGTGAAGAAGCAGTTGCTCTTCACAAGGTGATCATCGACCACCCCTGCGGGTCGTATGTTGTGTATGAGAGTGTCTTTCAATCAGGTCGCAAAGCTAAAAGCGAGAGTATCACCTTTCCTCTAAGGAAAGATGCGTCAACGGACACTTTTCTCTTCTTCTCTTACCATGTTCATCACGAAGCCACCGGCTTTACCGAGGTTGGCGAGCCAACAGCTCTTGGCTTATCAGAGATTGTGACAGAACTTGTTGATATAGGTTCTGGCCATCCCGAAATGCCAAGTTTCGCTGAACAACACGTCCATGGACCAGCTGATTGA
- a CDS encoding DUF1302 domain-containing protein (Derived by automated computational analysis using gene prediction method: Protein Homology.): MHFSLTPAIGGTWRRQTAKQARCLISGSSVLIALGGPAIAYDTKIGPVDVAIDTTISMGVSVRASERDCENVNVNNGGCVTGYGTVASINSDNDNLNFDQWDLTSATVKATHDISAKYANFGAFGRVKYFYDYVYAENDMKFRDLLGDAKEQLDYGVDILDAFVYGDFIVADTVPVTVRVGNQVVNWGESLFLQGGINAFQAVDVTALRTPGAELKEALTPMPMVYSSATYGDTSVEAFWQWDWEKTEIDPSGSFFAGLDISGRGPNPGILGSPDDLTLGNNQFDGIAYLQVEGDTVDEDSAEFGAALRHYAEGINGGTEFGLYYSHYTSRLPFLGYQAGTIDAATACAAIGGCIDATTSQLALLNASDASKIEWVYPDSINTIGASASTTIGDIAFAMEASFTPDMPLQTESNQQLAQMLDAGGFSALFSGSLEPTTSDLAAILAGQSTTAITESDTLQGQFNTISTYTQSNQFVETIGADLVVLLFNGGFMYVPDAGDLYLNHGGSEIGINSATAAAILSNGVTNTQYATSFSTGYRVSAINTYNNPWDLPVTVTPSISFRHDTTGFAPGPIGPGFVKGVKQVSLALGVSYLNAWNGSVSYTNGFGGGVHNGTADKDFISASLSYSF; this comes from the coding sequence ATGCATTTCTCACTCACTCCTGCCATTGGCGGGACCTGGCGGCGTCAAACCGCCAAACAGGCACGTTGCCTAATTTCGGGGTCTAGCGTTCTCATTGCGCTCGGTGGACCTGCAATCGCGTATGACACAAAAATCGGCCCAGTTGACGTCGCCATAGACACAACCATCTCGATGGGTGTTTCCGTTCGTGCGTCTGAGCGCGACTGCGAAAATGTCAACGTCAATAATGGCGGTTGCGTTACCGGATATGGAACAGTCGCCAGTATTAACAGCGACAATGACAACCTTAACTTCGATCAGTGGGACCTTACTTCCGCGACTGTTAAGGCGACCCATGACATCTCAGCGAAATATGCAAACTTTGGCGCGTTCGGGCGGGTCAAATATTTTTACGATTATGTGTACGCTGAAAATGACATGAAATTCCGCGACCTGCTGGGTGATGCAAAAGAGCAGCTCGACTACGGCGTCGATATCCTTGATGCGTTTGTCTATGGCGATTTTATTGTCGCAGACACTGTGCCTGTCACGGTGCGTGTCGGCAATCAAGTGGTGAATTGGGGTGAAAGCCTCTTCTTGCAGGGCGGGATCAATGCCTTTCAGGCTGTCGACGTGACTGCACTTAGAACGCCTGGTGCAGAGCTAAAAGAAGCACTTACGCCTATGCCAATGGTGTACAGCTCCGCGACATATGGAGACACATCGGTTGAAGCTTTTTGGCAATGGGATTGGGAAAAGACGGAAATTGATCCGTCCGGCTCCTTTTTCGCAGGGCTCGACATTTCCGGCCGAGGCCCGAACCCCGGAATTTTGGGCAGCCCGGATGACCTTACGCTTGGCAACAATCAATTCGATGGCATCGCGTATCTTCAGGTGGAAGGCGATACGGTCGACGAAGACTCAGCCGAATTTGGAGCCGCGCTTCGCCACTATGCCGAAGGAATAAATGGTGGCACTGAGTTTGGCCTCTATTACAGCCACTACACCTCCCGCCTGCCATTTTTAGGTTATCAGGCTGGAACCATAGATGCCGCCACCGCCTGTGCGGCGATAGGTGGGTGTATCGATGCCACCACCAGTCAGTTGGCACTGCTCAATGCATCTGACGCCAGTAAAATTGAGTGGGTTTATCCAGACAGCATCAATACGATTGGTGCCAGTGCTTCCACGACGATTGGTGATATTGCCTTTGCAATGGAAGCAAGCTTCACACCTGATATGCCGCTGCAAACAGAAAGCAATCAGCAACTGGCTCAGATGCTGGACGCTGGGGGGTTCTCGGCTTTATTTTCTGGTAGCCTTGAGCCAACGACAAGCGATCTCGCTGCCATTTTGGCAGGTCAGTCTACGACGGCTATTACTGAGTCAGACACTCTACAAGGCCAATTCAACACAATCAGCACCTATACGCAAAGCAACCAGTTCGTCGAAACGATTGGAGCTGACCTGGTCGTTCTTCTGTTTAACGGTGGATTTATGTATGTGCCTGATGCCGGTGACCTCTATCTCAACCATGGCGGTTCAGAAATCGGTATCAACAGTGCAACCGCTGCGGCCATCTTGAGTAATGGTGTCACGAACACGCAATATGCGACGAGCTTTTCGACTGGATATCGTGTGTCTGCAATCAACACGTACAACAATCCGTGGGACCTACCCGTCACCGTTACGCCAAGCATTAGCTTCCGTCACGATACGACGGGATTTGCTCCTGGCCCAATTGGTCCTGGTTTCGTCAAAGGGGTGAAACAGGTAAGCTTGGCACTGGGTGTAAGTTACCTCAACGCCTGGAATGGGAGTGTGAGCTACACAAACGGCTTCGGTGGTGGCGTTCACAACGGTACAGCTGATAAGGACTTCATCTCTGCGAGTTTGAGCTACTCGTTCTAA
- the arfB gene encoding alternative ribosome rescue aminoacyl-tRNA hydrolase ArfB (Derived by automated computational analysis using gene prediction method: Protein Homology. GO_function: GO:0003747 - translation release factor activity [Evidence IEA]; GO_process: GO:0006415 - translational termination [Evidence IEA]) codes for MARIRINDRIEIDEAELEETFIQAGGPGGQNVNKVATAVQLRFDVAGTKSLPSATKRRLANLSGRRLSANGTLTITAREHRSQQLNREAARARLFDLLEQASKPVKYRVKTKPSQASKRKRLNAKTKRGDVKKLRSKPTPD; via the coding sequence ATGGCTAGGATACGCATCAACGACAGGATCGAGATAGACGAGGCCGAGCTGGAAGAAACTTTCATCCAGGCGGGTGGACCGGGTGGGCAGAACGTCAATAAAGTAGCAACAGCAGTTCAGCTTCGCTTTGATGTTGCTGGAACAAAGTCGCTGCCCTCAGCGACCAAACGACGGCTGGCTAACCTCTCTGGGAGACGGCTTTCTGCCAACGGTACGCTGACCATAACCGCACGGGAACATCGCTCGCAGCAATTGAACAGAGAGGCGGCACGGGCGCGACTGTTCGATTTGTTGGAGCAAGCCTCAAAACCAGTGAAGTACCGTGTGAAGACTAAGCCCAGCCAAGCTTCCAAGCGCAAGCGGCTCAACGCTAAGACAAAGCGGGGCGACGTAAAAAAACTCCGCAGCAAACCGACACCGGATTAG
- a CDS encoding hypothetical protein (Derived by automated computational analysis using gene prediction method: GeneMarkS-2+.), with translation MLKPLSLLMLRTGTGLLLSIWGLVKIAAPDASIGVSEKYYGGALSLDALQTPLGVLQVLLGLTIVLGVFRKFVYPIQSIVLGLGLLAIWKYIADPLGLYLLTEETRNLLFFPSFTVFAATLVLLAFRDEDRWSLDTKFGRS, from the coding sequence ATGCTGAAGCCACTCTCTCTGCTCATGCTCCGAACTGGAACGGGACTGCTCCTGTCCATTTGGGGGCTGGTAAAGATCGCCGCGCCTGACGCCTCCATTGGCGTATCTGAGAAGTATTATGGAGGGGCGTTGAGCCTTGATGCGCTGCAAACTCCGCTCGGTGTGCTTCAGGTGTTGCTTGGCCTGACCATTGTCTTGGGTGTGTTTCGCAAATTTGTCTATCCGATCCAATCGATTGTACTCGGACTTGGATTGCTTGCGATCTGGAAATACATAGCTGATCCGCTTGGCCTCTATCTGTTGACTGAGGAAACGCGCAATCTGCTCTTCTTCCCGTCTTTCACAGTCTTTGCCGCCACGCTGGTGCTTCTGGCGTTCCGTGATGAGGACCGCTGGAGCCTGGACACTAAATTCGGCCGGTCCTAG
- a CDS encoding methyltransferase domain-containing protein (Derived by automated computational analysis using gene prediction method: Protein Homology.) gives MSSDAQYQRDINLATRIAFHEDYTEPYVDFSYWVLDKLPLPDGARVLELGCGNGEFWARNVTRIPKGLDLVLTDSSAGMVEAAEQKLSAAGIAATYQVASAEDVPADEEGFDLILAKHMLYHVADRPKALSVANSLLKPSGYFCATTNSSSYMQQLQALMTDQGLEWFSSFTDEFTLENGAEQLAQHFGSVELEVLDGQLIVPNAKAIVEYIKSTASLFPEPDLVLEACELVRSKVQAVIEREGVFTISKQAGVFLCH, from the coding sequence ATGTCTAGCGATGCGCAATACCAGCGGGACATTAATCTCGCGACGCGCATCGCGTTTCATGAGGACTACACAGAACCCTATGTGGATTTTTCGTATTGGGTTCTGGACAAACTGCCACTACCTGACGGCGCAAGGGTGCTTGAGCTTGGCTGTGGCAACGGAGAGTTTTGGGCCAGAAATGTAACCCGGATTCCTAAAGGTCTGGACCTCGTTCTGACCGACAGTTCCGCTGGCATGGTGGAGGCGGCAGAACAAAAGCTCTCCGCCGCTGGTATCGCTGCTACCTATCAAGTTGCATCTGCAGAAGATGTTCCGGCAGACGAGGAAGGCTTCGATCTCATCCTCGCCAAACACATGCTTTACCATGTGGCTGATCGACCCAAGGCCCTGTCAGTGGCGAACAGCCTGCTTAAACCCAGCGGCTATTTTTGTGCGACGACCAACAGCAGTTCCTACATGCAACAGCTGCAGGCCCTAATGACAGACCAAGGACTTGAGTGGTTCTCGAGTTTCACTGATGAGTTCACACTCGAAAATGGTGCCGAACAACTAGCTCAGCATTTCGGAAGCGTTGAACTTGAAGTGCTTGATGGCCAACTTATTGTTCCAAATGCCAAAGCTATCGTTGAATATATCAAGTCAACTGCTTCGCTCTTTCCCGAGCCTGACCTTGTTCTTGAAGCCTGCGAGTTGGTCCGGTCGAAGGTACAGGCGGTGATTGAACGCGAAGGCGTTTTCACAATCAGCAAGCAAGCCGGGGTTTTTCTGTGTCATTGA
- a CDS encoding PAS domain-containing protein (Derived by automated computational analysis using gene prediction method: Protein Homology.) → MTFDELTAAAHEKEAFSNFFSCYRAAQVGVEPAGQDALPMRQLASVMPNITLLEWDSPGKIIYRIAGDSVVERLGFNPTGSNFLDLLHADQRPTSIDGHQTMIDQPCGCYLVYESEFENGSRAVLETVTLPMRKTRDAETKLFFSLHSHHSTSSVGENTTDTALVVNWRRMEYADIGCGVPADKPELPSSVNQAAMV, encoded by the coding sequence ATGACGTTCGACGAACTAACCGCAGCAGCGCACGAAAAAGAGGCATTTTCGAACTTTTTTTCGTGCTATCGGGCCGCACAGGTGGGTGTTGAGCCAGCTGGCCAGGACGCACTTCCCATGCGTCAGCTTGCCAGCGTAATGCCCAACATAACTCTGCTTGAGTGGGACTCTCCTGGGAAAATCATCTATCGCATTGCGGGAGATTCAGTAGTTGAACGGCTTGGTTTCAACCCAACTGGCTCAAACTTCCTCGACCTCCTTCATGCAGATCAACGCCCCACGTCAATAGACGGCCATCAAACAATGATAGACCAGCCGTGTGGTTGTTACCTGGTATATGAGAGCGAGTTCGAGAATGGTAGTCGTGCCGTACTGGAGACGGTCACACTTCCAATGCGGAAAACAAGAGATGCAGAGACCAAACTCTTTTTCAGTTTGCATTCACATCATAGCACCTCGAGTGTCGGGGAGAACACTACCGACACGGCCCTCGTGGTGAACTGGCGACGAATGGAATATGCAGATATCGGATGTGGCGTACCAGCTGATAAACCTGAGCTTCCATCGTCTGTGAACCAAGCTGCAATGGTTTAA
- a CDS encoding PAS domain-containing protein (Derived by automated computational analysis using gene prediction method: Protein Homology.) → MTFDEVIAQSLAPETLQSAFNAYQQAQNGNSIAAQDLLPMRAMAPLLPHVTLMERIDENSIVYRIAGEAIVARLGFNPTGHNFLDLIAPSVRQETALTNKAGLEERCGHYAVYENEYESGRRMMSESLMLPMSKTSGSTVNLIFGYHIHHQRTDSYGLGARTSLGVRWVVADFVDIGFGVPRATSEAEQSQGRRQPDHLEIQLED, encoded by the coding sequence ATGACGTTTGATGAGGTGATCGCGCAATCACTCGCCCCGGAGACGTTACAAAGCGCCTTCAATGCCTATCAACAGGCACAGAATGGCAATTCTATCGCCGCTCAGGATCTGCTGCCGATGCGAGCCATGGCCCCTCTTCTTCCTCACGTGACACTCATGGAGCGCATTGACGAGAATAGCATCGTCTATCGGATTGCTGGCGAGGCAATCGTTGCGCGCCTTGGCTTCAACCCCACGGGACACAATTTTTTGGACCTTATTGCCCCCTCGGTCCGCCAAGAAACAGCGCTCACAAATAAAGCCGGCTTGGAAGAGCGATGTGGACACTACGCTGTTTACGAAAACGAATACGAATCCGGACGCCGCATGATGAGCGAGAGCCTTATGCTGCCGATGTCAAAAACCTCTGGAAGCACGGTTAATCTCATATTCGGCTACCATATCCATCACCAAAGAACAGACAGCTACGGCCTGGGCGCACGCACCTCACTTGGGGTCCGTTGGGTGGTAGCGGATTTTGTTGATATTGGATTCGGTGTTCCTCGGGCCACTTCAGAGGCGGAACAATCTCAAGGGCGGAGGCAGCCTGACCATTTGGAAATTCAGCTTGAAGACTAA
- a CDS encoding TIGR03862 family flavoprotein (Derived by automated computational analysis using gene prediction method: Protein Homology.): MSLTVAIVGGGPAGLMAAEALTRRGIAVDLFDAMPSLGRKFLMAGKSGLNLTHAEPLNEFLSHFGAAKPDLENAIEHFPPNAVREWAKELGTKTFVGTSGHVFPKSMKAAPLLRAWIRELKARGMSVHVRHKWIGWDDSGALEFETPEGRKIVQADATILALGGASWPQLGSDAGWVSCMNEAGIDVQPFEPANCGFNVEWSDYFKERFAGEPVKSVALTADDVRLNGECVITEYGVEGSGVYQHARALRDVIQEKGEAVLRLDLMPDVSLDKVITRLSKPRGPKSFSTHLKKTVFLSGVKANLLRECAPDRLDDVEKLAEAIKSLPLKLTGARPIEEAISSSGGIAFEELDDGFMLTSMPGTFCTGEMLNWEAPTGGYLLNACMALGRSCGVATAGYLKSR; this comes from the coding sequence GTGTCATTGACAGTTGCCATAGTTGGGGGAGGGCCGGCAGGCTTGATGGCTGCCGAAGCCCTCACGCGCCGCGGCATTGCAGTCGACTTATTTGACGCCATGCCCTCGCTTGGGCGAAAATTCCTGATGGCCGGGAAGAGTGGTCTCAATCTCACCCACGCTGAGCCCCTTAACGAATTTCTCTCGCATTTCGGTGCGGCAAAGCCAGATCTTGAAAACGCTATTGAGCATTTTCCGCCGAACGCCGTGCGAGAATGGGCGAAGGAACTGGGAACAAAAACCTTTGTGGGCACATCGGGGCATGTCTTTCCCAAAAGCATGAAGGCGGCACCGTTGCTCCGCGCGTGGATTCGTGAGTTGAAGGCGCGCGGGATGAGTGTCCATGTTCGACACAAATGGATTGGCTGGGACGATTCCGGTGCGCTGGAGTTCGAAACGCCAGAGGGAAGAAAAATTGTGCAGGCGGACGCCACCATTTTGGCGCTGGGCGGCGCAAGCTGGCCGCAGCTCGGGTCTGATGCCGGCTGGGTCTCATGCATGAACGAGGCAGGTATTGATGTTCAGCCCTTCGAACCTGCCAATTGCGGTTTTAATGTTGAGTGGTCAGATTATTTCAAAGAGCGTTTCGCTGGTGAGCCCGTAAAATCTGTTGCGCTGACAGCAGACGATGTGCGTCTGAATGGCGAATGTGTAATCACCGAATATGGCGTTGAAGGCAGTGGTGTCTACCAGCATGCACGCGCGCTGCGGGACGTGATCCAGGAGAAAGGTGAGGCAGTGCTTCGTCTTGATCTAATGCCCGACGTGTCGCTTGATAAAGTTATTACGCGCCTGTCCAAACCGCGCGGGCCTAAGAGTTTTTCCACTCATTTGAAGAAGACGGTTTTCCTGTCGGGTGTTAAGGCCAATCTGCTGAGAGAATGCGCACCAGATCGACTAGATGACGTGGAGAAGCTGGCAGAGGCGATCAAAAGCCTGCCACTCAAACTGACCGGCGCACGCCCGATAGAGGAAGCAATTTCGTCATCAGGAGGCATCGCATTTGAGGAGCTGGATGACGGTTTCATGTTGACTTCCATGCCGGGGACATTTTGCACGGGTGAAATGTTGAACTGGGAAGCGCCCACCGGCGGCTATTTGCTGAATGCCTGCATGGCGCTTGGCCGCTCATGCGGTGTCGCAACAGCCGGCTATTTGAAGTCCCGATAA
- the eno gene encoding phosphopyruvate hydratase (Derived by automated computational analysis using gene prediction method: Protein Homology. GO_function: GO:0004634 - phosphopyruvate hydratase activity [Evidence IEA]; GO_process: GO:0006096 - glycolytic process [Evidence IEA]), translated as MSAIIDIVGREILDSRGNPTVEVDVVLEDGAVGRAAVPSGASTGAHEAVELRDGDNGRYGGKGVLKALEAVNGEIFDAIGGMDAEEQIHLDRLMCELDGTPNKARIGANSILGVSMAIAKAQAESVELPLFRYIGGPAARVLPVPMMNIVNGGEHADNPIDIQEFMIMPVAADNICEAVRMGAEVFHQLKSELKADGHNTAVGDEGGFAPNLASTDAALDYIMKAIEKAGYRPGEDMYLALDAASTEFHESGVYNLKGEGKKLDAGGMVDYWADLVSRYPIISIEDGMDEDDWDGWKELTDRIGDKVQLVGDDLFVTNKARLHDGIKMGVANSILVKVNQIGSLTETLESVEMAHKARYTAVMSHRSGETEDATIADLAVATNCGQIKTGSLARSDRLAKYNQLIRIEELLGPAAEYAGRSILKV; from the coding sequence ATGAGCGCCATCATCGACATTGTCGGCCGTGAAATTCTAGACAGTCGTGGCAACCCCACAGTCGAAGTCGACGTCGTCCTTGAGGATGGCGCTGTTGGACGCGCAGCGGTGCCGTCAGGCGCTTCTACGGGCGCCCACGAAGCCGTGGAACTCCGCGATGGGGACAATGGCCGCTACGGCGGGAAGGGTGTTCTGAAGGCGCTGGAAGCCGTCAATGGTGAGATATTCGATGCGATCGGCGGAATGGATGCCGAGGAGCAGATCCACCTGGACCGTTTAATGTGCGAGCTTGATGGGACTCCTAACAAGGCCCGCATCGGAGCAAACTCTATTTTGGGCGTCTCCATGGCCATTGCAAAAGCGCAGGCTGAATCCGTTGAACTGCCGCTCTTCAGATATATCGGCGGTCCAGCGGCACGCGTGCTTCCTGTTCCGATGATGAACATCGTGAATGGTGGCGAGCACGCTGACAATCCAATCGATATTCAGGAATTCATGATCATGCCGGTCGCCGCTGACAATATCTGTGAAGCGGTGCGGATGGGGGCCGAGGTTTTCCATCAACTGAAATCAGAGCTGAAGGCTGATGGCCACAACACTGCTGTAGGCGACGAGGGTGGGTTTGCGCCCAATCTTGCGTCTACCGATGCAGCACTCGATTACATCATGAAGGCGATTGAAAAAGCGGGATACAGACCCGGTGAGGACATGTACCTGGCACTCGACGCAGCCTCAACCGAATTCCATGAAAGTGGCGTTTACAATCTCAAAGGCGAAGGCAAGAAGCTCGACGCCGGTGGCATGGTCGATTATTGGGCCGACCTGGTCAGCCGCTATCCGATTATTTCCATTGAAGATGGCATGGATGAAGATGATTGGGACGGCTGGAAAGAGCTGACAGACCGCATTGGTGACAAAGTACAGCTTGTTGGCGACGACTTGTTTGTAACCAACAAGGCCCGACTTCACGATGGTATCAAGATGGGCGTAGCCAACTCAATTCTGGTCAAGGTCAACCAGATCGGGTCGCTGACCGAAACACTCGAGTCTGTAGAGATGGCTCACAAGGCGCGCTACACCGCCGTCATGTCTCACCGGTCCGGCGAAACAGAGGATGCGACGATCGCAGACCTTGCCGTGGCAACCAACTGTGGTCAGATCAAAACCGGTTCGCTTGCGCGGTCCGACCGCTTGGCAAAGTACAACCAGCTCATTCGTATTGAAGAGCTGCTCGGGCCTGCAGCTGAATATGCTGGACGTTCAATCCTGAAAGTCTGA
- a CDS encoding rhodanese-related sulfurtransferase (Derived by automated computational analysis using gene prediction method: Protein Homology.) has translation MSTEQTFTVAAMYKFTALPDFEALQGPLQAVCRTNGVMGTILLAGEGLNGTIAGPENGIKAAIDHIQSDNRFDGMSLKYSYAEHMPFHRMKVRLKKEIVTLGKPIADPNRQVGTYVKPEDWNELISDPEVIVVDTRNDYEVAIGTFEGAEDPKTANFREFPDWVEALKARAHNTKKPKVAMFCTGGIRCEKASSYMKAEGFDDVYHLEGGILKYLENVPEDESLWQGECFVFDQRVSVEHGLKPGNYDMCHACRCPISEEEKTAPEYERGVSCPHCFDALSPEQKARFSSRQKQIDLAKARNEQHLGAKYEKPMPLNE, from the coding sequence ATGAGTACCGAACAAACCTTCACAGTTGCGGCGATGTACAAGTTCACTGCGTTGCCAGATTTTGAGGCCCTTCAAGGGCCATTGCAGGCCGTTTGCCGGACAAATGGCGTGATGGGCACGATCCTGCTGGCAGGGGAAGGCTTGAACGGTACGATCGCAGGGCCTGAAAATGGCATCAAAGCAGCGATTGACCACATTCAATCTGACAACCGTTTTGACGGGATGAGCCTCAAATACTCCTATGCTGAACATATGCCGTTTCATCGCATGAAAGTGCGTTTGAAAAAGGAGATCGTGACGCTTGGCAAACCCATTGCGGATCCAAACAGACAGGTCGGTACTTATGTGAAGCCCGAGGATTGGAACGAACTGATTTCAGACCCAGAAGTCATCGTCGTCGATACACGCAATGACTATGAAGTTGCCATAGGAACCTTCGAAGGCGCTGAGGACCCAAAAACCGCGAACTTTCGTGAGTTTCCTGACTGGGTCGAAGCCCTCAAGGCGCGCGCGCATAACACCAAGAAGCCCAAGGTTGCCATGTTTTGCACCGGCGGTATTCGGTGTGAGAAAGCTAGTTCATACATGAAAGCGGAGGGCTTCGACGACGTCTATCATCTAGAAGGGGGCATTCTGAAATATCTGGAGAATGTGCCTGAAGACGAAAGTCTCTGGCAGGGCGAGTGTTTTGTGTTCGACCAGCGCGTTTCAGTTGAGCACGGCCTTAAGCCTGGTAACTATGACATGTGCCATGCTTGCAGATGCCCTATTTCAGAGGAAGAGAAGACTGCGCCTGAATATGAGCGTGGCGTGAGTTGCCCCCACTGTTTCGATGCATTGAGCCCGGAACAAAAGGCGCGCTTCTCCTCCCGTCAGAAGCAGATTGATCTCGCAAAGGCGCGCAACGAACAACATTTGGGTGCCAAATACGAGAAGCCGATGCCGTTGAACGAATGA